A portion of the Gallus gallus isolate bGalGal1 chromosome 16, bGalGal1.mat.broiler.GRCg7b, whole genome shotgun sequence genome contains these proteins:
- the LOC121106921 gene encoding zinc finger protein OZF-like, whose protein sequence is MTTTEEVLQKCDVTEWQWGSASVGKARRDVPGGLEQGEHLKKHQGNPPGETVRNPLDFSTGQKQPEDARSKEVCQEERQNPSDECANSLKRNSGLVNCQRTHIADIRFKCLECEKRNVKSCNLLMRQQDHTGERPFKCPECGKSFRSSSNLLRHQRIHTGERPFKCSECGKSFRSSSDLIVHHRIHTGERPFKCPECAKSFKSNSHLTSHQRIHTGERPFKCQECEKSFKCSSHLIHHQHVHTGERPFKCPECGKSFSSSSNLSDHQRIHTGERRFKCPECGKRFSSSSNVIIHQRIHTGERPFKCPECGKSFKSSSTLINHQRIHTEERPFECSECGKSFKSSSDLIVHLRVHTGYKPYKCPECGKSFKRSSELKCHQRIHTEERPFECSECGKSFSSSSSFSYHQRVHTGERPYQCCECGKSFKTSSYLIVHQRIHTGERPYQCCECGKSFSSSSKLNSHKHIHRGDSPQ, encoded by the coding sequence ATGACAACTACAGAGGAGGTGCTGCAGAAGTGCGATGTGACTGAATGGCAGTGGGGCAGTGCCTCGGTGGGAAAAGCCAGAAGGGATGTCCCAGGGGGCCTGGAGCAAGGAGAGCACTTGAAGAAGCATCAGGGAAACCCTCCGGGAGAGACTGTGAGGAACCCCCTGGACTTCAGCACAGGTCAAAAGCAGCCTGAAGACGCAAGGAGCAAGGAAGTGTGCCAGGAGGAAAGACAGAACCCAAGTGATGAGTGTGCGAACAGCCTTAAAAGGAATTCTGGCCTTGTTAACTGCCAGCGTACCCACATAGCAGACATACGATTTAAATGCCTTGAGTGTGAAAAGAGGAACGTAAAAAGTTGCAACTTGCTCATGCGCCAGCAGGACCACACGggagagagaccctttaagtgtcctgagtgtgggaagagcttcagaagCAGTTCGAACCTCCTCCgccaccagcgcatccacacgGGAGAGAGACCTTttaagtgctctgagtgtgggaagagcttcagaagCAGCTCCGACCTCATTGTCCACCATCGCATCCACACGGGGGAGAGACCTTTTAAGTGTCCAGAGTGTGcaaagagcttcaaaagcaattctCACCTCACCTCCCACCAGCGCATCCatacaggagagagaccctttaagTGCCAAGAAtgtgagaagagcttcaaaTGCAGTTCCCACCTCATCCACCACCAGCAcgtccacacaggagagagaccctttaagtgccctgagtgtgggaagagcttcagtaGCAGTTCGAATCTCAGTGaccaccagcgcatccacacaggggaGAGACGCTTTAAGTGCCCGGAGTGTGGGAAGAGGTTCAGCAGCAGTTCCAACGTGATTAtccaccagcgcatccacacaggagagagacccttcaAGTGCCCTGAGTgcgggaagagcttcaaaagcagttccacCCTCATCAaccaccagcgcatccacacgGAGGAGAGACCCTTtgagtgctctgagtgtggaaagagcttcaaaagcagttctgacCTCATTGTCCACCTGCGCGTCCACACAGGATATAAACCATACAAGTGCCcagagtgtgggaagagcttcaaaagaagTTCTGAATTGAAGTGCCACCAGCGTATCCACACGGAGGAGAGACCCTTtgagtgctctgagtgtgggaagagcttcagcagCAGTTCCAGCTTCAGCTACCACCAGCGcgtccacacaggagagagaccctaccAGTGCTGTGAGTGTGGAAAGAGCTTCAAAACCTCTTCCTACCTGATTGTCCACCAGCgaatccacacaggagagagaccctaccagtgctgtgagtgtgggaagagctttaGCAGCAGTTCTAAACTCAATTCCCACAAGCACATCCACAGAGGAGACAGTCCACAATAG